The nucleotide window TCCCGTCGTCAACGCGACTCTGGACGCGGAACAGATGGGCGAATTGACATAGAAATTGGTCAGCCGGATTCCTTCGGCGGCCAACCGGTCGATGTTGGGCGTTTTCATTGCCGGGTTGCCAAAACAACTCGGGTCCGCGAACCCCATGTCGTCGATGAAAATGACCACGACGTTCGGCGGTCGATCTTCGGCGGCGTTCGCGGAGTGGCCAGCGAACTGCATGATGCCAATCAGCATCATCGCTAGGGCCGAGATGACGGTGGGACGAAGTTTCTTCATGGCGGGCAGCAAAGGAGGGGCGTCTGTGGGGCGGCACCTGATCGTGGGCGGGAGCCGACCGAATCCGGTTGGCCAAATCTGGTGACCGATGGAACCTTCGGCGGCGGTCAGTCGGCGAGAAGCACCCAAAAACACAGTGTCGGGCTGACTATTGGTACGACGTTCGCTTCGGCAATCTCGACGCGGCAGGTACCCGTTTCGATCGGAAACCAGTTTATCCGACCGGTTGTTCCGTTTTCACGCTGTCCGTCGCCTGACTTTGAGACCATGGAAGTGCGCACATTTGGGCACTGTGTCACAGCGTCGGCGAAGCGATTGATTTCTAGGACGATCCACCGATGGTCCCAGCCGTCCGGCCAAGTCAAACGTTCCCGATAGCGGCAAAGGCCGCGGACCATTGACATCGCCCCACTTGAGTTAACGATGCGAAAAACAATTTTGATCACTGGTGCGACCGACGGCATCGGTTTGAATACCGCGAAACGACTTGCACAGTTGGGGCATCGCGTCCTGCTGCATGGCAGGTCCGAATCCAAGCTTCGTCAGGCCAGGGCCGATATTCAAGAAATATCAAATGATGAATCGGTGCAGGGCTACCTTGCCGATCTTTCACACCTGTCCCAGGCGGAACGACTGGCCGGTGATGTCGTTGCAGATCATCCCAACATCGACGTGTTGATCAACAACGCTGGCGTCTTCGCCGTCAATGAATCTCGAACCGACGATGGATTGGATGTGCGTTTCGCGGTGAACACAATCTCACCCTACATTCTTGCGAAACGTTTGATCCCAGCGTTGGGCAGCGACGGACGCATCGTCAACGTTTCGTCTGCTGCGCAGGCCCCGGTCAACCTGAGTGCTTTGTCCGGTACCGGAAAATTGTCCGACGGCGACGCGTACGCCCAAAGTAAGCTGGCACTGATCATGTGGACCA belongs to Crateriforma spongiae and includes:
- a CDS encoding SDR family NAD(P)-dependent oxidoreductase, whose product is MRKTILITGATDGIGLNTAKRLAQLGHRVLLHGRSESKLRQARADIQEISNDESVQGYLADLSHLSQAERLAGDVVADHPNIDVLINNAGVFAVNESRTDDGLDVRFAVNTISPYILAKRLIPALGSDGRIVNVSSAAQAPVNLSALSGTGKLSDGDAYAQSKLALIMWTNQMAASLGTDGPMMVSVNPGSLLASKMVKRAFGIDGKDLSIGSDILVRAATSQEFDKASGRYYDNDSLRFGQPHHDALNDEKSAAVVQTMDVILDEILAASR